A DNA window from Schistocerca gregaria isolate iqSchGreg1 chromosome 2, iqSchGreg1.2, whole genome shotgun sequence contains the following coding sequences:
- the LOC126336150 gene encoding uncharacterized protein LOC126336150 translates to MVGPMFSPDSGLSSNSDEPRPTASNHRRKQEIKVLEDVEEMDAILVEETIVDSDVVDRFFADTVDNYMAEEEIVLSEDAESGAEFALTDRSNNCLEEFMELGEGSEAGTGLRNAADGAHDPLSKLLAESGLQYYSPPAAEHSTEEELRMMALLESTEPESAEETSHFVRRSLRKRSVRLEDLVDEDSDDESPPRRKGGRNKARRSRKNSRRPRSQPRDEWPGPPHHQFPLLQGPQQHQQQFLHQQTQFPQEQQSEEPQQQQQVPRHHQFAQQQLSQASQQFPQQQQPQVAQQHQQLAQQTTQQQPQHQFSQLPQPQVPQQQHQIHQEQPQQTEPPPPPHQLQSTLPATAVMDRNEMLLSSWNNFMFNYISRLPKDKLRYLDSRLNERLLGRLPPIQREPGWLEELLRD, encoded by the coding sequence GAAACAAGAAATTAAGGTACTGGAAGACGTTGAAGAAATGGATGCAATCTTGGTCGAGGAAACCATTGTCGATTCAGACGTTGTGGATCGTTTCTTCGCCGACACGGTAGACAACTATATGGCGGAGGAAGAGATCGTCCTGTCTGAAGATGCGGAGAGCGGCGCAGAATTTGCGCTCACTGACCGGAGTAACAACTGTTTGGAAGAGTTTATGGAGCTAGGCGAGGGCAGCGAGGCCGGCACCGGATTGCGAAATGCGGCAGACGGCGCACACGACCCTCTCAGCAAGCTGCTGGCGGAGTCTGGGCTCCAGTACTACTCGCCGCCAGCGGCCGAGCACTCGACCGAGGAGGAACTGCGCATGATGGCCCTGCTGGAGAGCACGGAGCCGGAGAGCGCGGAAGAGACCAGCCACTTCGTGCGCCGCAGTCTGCGCAAGCGCAGCGTGCGCCTCGAGGACCTGGTGGACGAAGACTCGGACGACGAATCTCCCCCGCGGCGCAAGGGCGGCAGGAACAAGGCGCGTCGCTCCCGCAAGAACTCGCGACGCCCCCGCAGCCAGCCGCGAGACGAGTGGCCCGGCCCGCCCCACCACCAGTTTCCACTGCTGCAAGGCCCTCAACAGCACCAGCAGCAATTCCTCCACCAGCAAACCCAGTTCCCTCAGGAGCAGCAGTCGGAAGAGCCTCAGCAACAACAGCAGGTGCCTCGACACCACCAGTTCGCTCAGCAGCAGCTGTCGCAGGCGTCCCAGCAGTTCCCTCAGCAGCAACAACCGCAGGTTGCTCAGCAACACCAGCAATTAGCTCAGCAGACCacacagcagcagccgcagcaccaGTTCAGTCAGCTGCCACAGCCACAGGTGCCTCAACAGCAACACCAGATCCACCAGGAGCAACCGCAGCAGACGGAACCTCCGCCACCTCCGCACCAGCTGCAGTCTACACTGCCGGCAACGGCCGTAATGGATCGGAATGAGATGCTCCTCAGTAGCTGGAACAACTTCATGTTCAACTACATCAGCAGACTGCCCAAGGATAAACTTCGATATCTTGATTCCCGTCTCAATGAAAGGCTTCTGGGCAGACTTCCTCCAATTCAGAG